Proteins co-encoded in one Streptococcus parauberis NCFD 2020 genomic window:
- a CDS encoding heavy-metal-associated domain-containing protein → MEKSYKITGMKCQGCVDTVTEKLSAVRGVEAVSVDLEKGTAQVTGKTLSFALKRALKGTKFTIEKN, encoded by the coding sequence ATGGAAAAATCATATAAAATTACAGGAATGAAATGTCAGGGCTGTGTAGATACAGTTACTGAAAAACTTTCAGCAGTCAGAGGTGTTGAAGCAGTTTCGGTCGATTTGGAAAAAGGCACTGCCCAAGTAACAGGAAAAACCCTTAGCTTTGCCTTAAAACGTGCATTGAAAGGCACCAAATTTACCATTGAAAAGAATTAA
- a CDS encoding CopY/TcrY family copper transport repressor produces MTQISNSEWEVMRVLWASEEQKSSDIIRILQEKFDWSPSTIKTLLGRLVDKKLVTSKRDGRAYLYRAIEGPKVYQEALIREDFDKICQRQHSDIIYQLLDDLPMTSQEVALFISLLQGKKTVESVACNCVPGQCACHVKGEMTYD; encoded by the coding sequence ATGACTCAAATATCAAATTCAGAGTGGGAAGTCATGCGAGTGCTCTGGGCCAGTGAAGAACAAAAGAGTAGTGATATCATAAGAATCTTGCAAGAAAAGTTTGACTGGTCTCCATCTACTATTAAAACCTTGCTAGGAAGATTAGTTGATAAAAAATTGGTAACGAGTAAAAGAGATGGGCGCGCTTATCTGTATCGAGCTATTGAAGGACCAAAAGTTTATCAAGAGGCATTAATAAGAGAAGACTTTGATAAAATTTGTCAACGACAACATAGTGATATTATTTACCAACTATTAGATGACTTACCAATGACTTCCCAAGAAGTGGCATTATTTATTTCACTCTTACAAGGAAAGAAAACGGTTGAATCAGTTGCTTGTAACTGTGTACCGGGACAATGTGCCTGCCATGTCAAAGGAGAGATGACTTATGACTAA
- a CDS encoding heavy metal translocating P-type ATPase, whose product MTKDTYLIEGMTCASCALTVENAVKNLPDVDQASVNLTTEKLTINSEAPITSETIERVVSEAGYKASPYHPENSQSTPVRQEEHARALWHQFVWSALFTIPLLYIAMGPMVGLPLPQFLSPITHAKFFVGLQLLLTLPVIYMGKSYYTNGFRALFRGHPNMDSLVAVATSAALLYSIFGFIQVFRGAFHYAGHLYFESAVVILTLITLGNYFESRSKSSTSQAISKLLQLKVNEAHLIKDDSTKLVPVESIHVGDLVLIKPGEKVPVDGQVVQGSSYIDESMLSGESKPNQKNQEDPVYTGTINGQGSLTVQVTKTGNETFLAQIIGLVEEAQGNKAPIAKIADIVSGKFVPIVMILALLTAIFWFFVMKETFTFSLTTAIAVLVIACPCALGLATPTAIMVGSGRGAENGILFKGGDYLENLHHVHTIVFDKTGTITQGKPVLTKLTIFSGDEQSVLVEMASVEQDSEHPISRAILNKAKEENLNLLPVTEFESITGLGVKGMVDKQAILVGNSRLMEDYGLTVEDSSLMYMAKDGQLVASFNVADQLKEDSKATIQALKARGIKTVMLTGDQEDTAREIADAVGIDQVYSQVLPDQKEAIIASLQKDGHTVAMIGDGINDAPALAAADIGISLGSGTDIAIEAADVILMKPQMLDLVKAIQLSQATIKVVKENLFWAFIYNILMIPIAMGVLYFFGGPLLNPMLAGLAMSFSSVSVVLNALRLKAIPLKEK is encoded by the coding sequence ATGACTAAAGATACTTATTTGATTGAGGGGATGACCTGTGCTTCCTGTGCTTTAACTGTCGAAAATGCCGTCAAAAACTTACCTGATGTTGATCAAGCTTCAGTTAATTTAACAACTGAAAAGTTAACAATTAATTCTGAAGCTCCGATTACATCTGAAACCATCGAGAGAGTAGTTTCAGAAGCAGGTTATAAAGCTAGTCCTTATCATCCTGAAAATAGTCAATCTACACCAGTTCGTCAAGAAGAACATGCTAGAGCTTTATGGCATCAGTTTGTGTGGTCTGCTCTATTTACCATTCCCTTGCTTTATATAGCTATGGGACCAATGGTAGGACTTCCTCTGCCACAGTTTTTATCACCAATTACACATGCTAAATTTTTTGTAGGGCTTCAATTACTTCTTACCTTGCCAGTTATCTATATGGGCAAATCATACTATACAAATGGTTTCAGGGCCTTATTCAGAGGTCATCCTAACATGGATAGTTTAGTGGCAGTAGCCACCTCAGCAGCTTTACTCTATAGCATCTTTGGCTTTATTCAAGTTTTTAGAGGAGCTTTCCATTATGCTGGTCATTTGTATTTTGAATCAGCAGTAGTTATCCTAACCTTAATCACATTAGGGAACTATTTCGAAAGTCGGTCGAAAAGTAGCACATCACAAGCTATTTCAAAATTGTTGCAGTTAAAGGTCAATGAAGCTCATTTAATCAAAGATGACTCGACCAAATTAGTGCCAGTTGAAAGCATTCATGTTGGTGATCTGGTATTAATTAAACCCGGTGAAAAGGTCCCTGTTGATGGTCAAGTTGTCCAAGGGTCATCATATATTGATGAATCTATGTTGTCAGGTGAAAGTAAACCTAACCAAAAAAATCAAGAAGACCCTGTTTACACCGGAACAATTAATGGACAAGGTAGTCTAACGGTTCAGGTCACTAAAACTGGAAATGAAACCTTCTTGGCACAAATTATTGGATTGGTCGAAGAAGCGCAAGGCAATAAAGCCCCTATTGCTAAAATTGCTGATATCGTTTCTGGGAAGTTTGTACCAATAGTGATGATTTTAGCTCTTTTAACAGCCATATTTTGGTTCTTCGTCATGAAAGAGACCTTCACCTTTTCATTAACAACTGCAATAGCAGTTCTAGTTATTGCATGTCCTTGTGCCCTTGGTTTGGCTACTCCAACAGCCATTATGGTTGGTTCTGGACGCGGAGCAGAAAATGGTATTTTGTTTAAAGGTGGAGATTACCTTGAAAACCTTCATCATGTCCATACAATCGTTTTTGATAAAACAGGAACGATTACTCAAGGAAAGCCTGTGTTAACAAAATTAACCATATTTAGTGGAGATGAACAATCGGTTCTGGTTGAAATGGCTTCAGTAGAGCAGGACTCCGAACATCCTATCAGCAGAGCTATTCTTAATAAAGCAAAAGAAGAAAATTTGAATCTTTTACCAGTTACTGAGTTTGAGTCTATCACAGGACTAGGGGTGAAAGGGATGGTTGATAAACAGGCTATCCTTGTCGGAAATAGTCGTTTGATGGAAGATTATGGTCTGACAGTTGAAGACTCAAGTCTCATGTATATGGCGAAAGATGGGCAATTAGTGGCAAGCTTTAATGTGGCTGACCAACTCAAGGAAGATAGTAAAGCAACGATCCAAGCTCTAAAAGCGCGTGGTATCAAAACAGTTATGCTGACGGGGGATCAAGAAGACACGGCAAGGGAAATTGCTGACGCTGTTGGAATTGACCAAGTCTATAGTCAGGTTCTACCAGATCAGAAGGAAGCCATCATAGCATCGCTGCAAAAGGATGGACATACAGTAGCCATGATTGGAGATGGGATAAATGATGCCCCTGCCTTAGCTGCTGCAGACATCGGGATTTCATTGGGTTCTGGAACAGATATAGCTATTGAAGCGGCGGATGTCATCTTGATGAAACCGCAGATGCTCGATTTAGTGAAGGCCATTCAACTCAGTCAGGCAACTATTAAAGTTGTTAAAGAAAATTTATTCTGGGCATTTATTTACAATATCTTAATGATACCTATTGCTATGGGAGTGCTTTATTTTTTTGGTGGGCCCCTATTAAACCCAATGTTAGCCGGCCTCGCTATGAGTTTTAGCTCTGTATCAGTTGTCTTAAATGCTCTTAGACTTAAAGCAATCCCATTAAAGGAGAAATAA
- the rbfA gene encoding 30S ribosome-binding factor RbfA: MANHRIDRVGMEIKREVNDILQKKVRDPRVQGVTITEVQMLGDLSAAKVYYTLMSDLASDNQKAQTGLEKATGTIKRELGKSLTMYKIPDLIFEKDNSIAYGNKIDELLRNLDQKD; this comes from the coding sequence ATGGCAAATCATCGTATTGACCGTGTTGGAATGGAAATCAAACGTGAAGTGAATGACATTTTACAAAAAAAAGTTCGTGATCCACGTGTTCAAGGAGTTACCATTACAGAAGTTCAAATGCTTGGTGATTTATCTGCTGCCAAAGTGTACTATACTCTAATGAGTGACTTAGCCTCAGATAATCAGAAAGCCCAAACTGGTTTGGAAAAAGCAACTGGAACGATTAAACGTGAATTAGGTAAAAGCCTTACTATGTATAAAATTCCAGATTTGATTTTCGAAAAAGATAATTCTATTGCTTATGGTAATAAAATTGATGAACTTCTTCGTAACCTTGATCAAAAAGATTAA
- a CDS encoding Cof-type HAD-IIB family hydrolase, translating into MIKLIAIDLDGTLLNSKKEIPQENIRAIQEATANGTKIVLCTGRPKSGTKPYFDQLCLSEDEFLILNNGCSTYTSLEWNLIHHHELTIDDVKKLEKLSSAYPEVHLTLTTEENYYVLGDDVPDLVAMDGELVFTKVKATATSSLEEKPEIIFQAMYMGPSEILDQFEKAVRSQLVEDFSVVRSQDYILEVMPKDVTKAYALKALADDLNCSAEEVMAIGDAPNDIEMLTFAGTGVAMGNASESIKVLANHITSHCDQAGVAEAIDKYALLK; encoded by the coding sequence ATGATCAAACTAATTGCCATCGATTTGGATGGAACTTTATTAAATAGTAAGAAAGAAATTCCGCAAGAAAATATTAGAGCGATTCAGGAAGCGACTGCTAATGGCACTAAGATAGTTCTATGTACTGGACGTCCGAAAAGTGGAACAAAACCTTACTTCGATCAGCTGTGCTTATCTGAAGATGAGTTTCTGATATTAAATAATGGCTGTAGCACTTATACCAGTTTGGAGTGGAACTTAATTCATCATCATGAATTAACGATTGACGATGTCAAAAAACTTGAAAAATTAAGTAGTGCTTATCCAGAAGTTCACTTAACGTTGACAACGGAAGAAAATTATTATGTTCTAGGTGACGATGTTCCAGATTTAGTTGCTATGGACGGAGAATTAGTTTTTACTAAGGTGAAAGCAACTGCCACTTCATCATTAGAAGAAAAGCCAGAAATCATTTTCCAAGCCATGTATATGGGACCATCAGAAATTTTGGATCAGTTTGAAAAAGCAGTTCGCTCGCAGCTTGTGGAGGATTTCAGTGTTGTCCGCAGTCAAGACTATATTCTTGAAGTTATGCCTAAAGACGTCACAAAGGCCTATGCTCTTAAGGCTTTGGCTGATGATTTGAATTGCTCTGCTGAAGAAGTGATGGCCATCGGAGACGCGCCAAATGATATAGAGATGCTGACCTTTGCAGGTACAGGCGTAGCAATGGGCAACGCCAGTGAATCAATCAAAGTCCTAGCAAATCATATTACCAGTCATTGTGACCAAGCAGGGGTGGCAGAAGCGATTGATAAGTATGCCTTATTGAAATAA